The Amycolatopsis mongoliensis genome includes a window with the following:
- a CDS encoding 2-hydroxyacid dehydrogenase, which yields MTLTVLVPDDEGMTVLAEVPRVLPVRHQWGEPVPPEAAKAEVLIPGKHPPGEELWRTLPNLKLIQLLAAGAEDWVGKVPDGVLLSTCRGAHGGSTAEWVVAALLSMYRKLDVFAGAQREGRWDRQSTDTLQGKRVLIIGAGDLGQHLRRRLEPFDARCTMVGMTAREGVHGVRELPSLLGLHDVVVLMVPLTSRTRGMVDAEFLAEMRDGAVLVNVARGAVVVTDALVAELTTGRLRAALDVTDPEPAPPGHPLWTAPGLLLTPHVGGAVRGVRGRSYAVAAAEIARYAGGELPDNLVHGEY from the coding sequence ATGACGCTGACCGTGCTGGTGCCCGACGACGAGGGCATGACCGTGCTCGCCGAGGTGCCGCGGGTCCTGCCCGTGCGCCACCAGTGGGGCGAGCCGGTGCCGCCCGAGGCCGCGAAAGCCGAGGTGCTCATCCCCGGCAAGCACCCGCCGGGCGAGGAGCTGTGGCGCACGCTGCCGAACCTGAAGCTGATCCAGCTGCTGGCCGCCGGCGCCGAGGACTGGGTCGGCAAGGTGCCCGACGGCGTCCTGCTCTCCACCTGCCGGGGCGCGCACGGCGGGAGCACCGCCGAATGGGTCGTCGCCGCGTTGCTGTCGATGTACCGGAAGCTGGACGTCTTCGCCGGCGCGCAGCGCGAGGGCCGCTGGGACCGGCAGAGCACCGACACGCTGCAGGGCAAGCGCGTGCTGATCATCGGGGCCGGTGACCTGGGCCAGCACCTGCGGCGCCGGCTCGAGCCGTTCGACGCGCGGTGCACGATGGTCGGGATGACCGCGCGGGAGGGCGTGCACGGGGTGCGGGAGCTGCCGTCGCTGCTCGGCCTGCACGACGTCGTCGTGCTGATGGTGCCGCTGACCTCGCGCACCCGCGGGATGGTCGACGCGGAGTTCCTCGCCGAGATGCGCGACGGCGCGGTGCTGGTCAACGTCGCCCGCGGCGCCGTCGTGGTCACCGACGCCCTGGTCGCCGAATTGACCACGGGCCGGCTGCGCGCCGCGCTCGACGTCACCGATCCCGAGCCGGCGCCACCCGGGCACCCGCTGTGGACGGCGCCGGGGCTGCTGCTGACCCCGCACGTCGGCGGGGCCGTGCGCGGCGTGCGGGGCCGGTCGTACGCCGTCGCCGCGGCCGAGATCGCGCGGTACGCCGGCGGCGAGCTGCCGGACAACCTCGTGCACGGGGAGTACTGA
- a CDS encoding PQQ-dependent sugar dehydrogenase: MRTRYRSALLAILACGALLPAGCARFDDTAAGQTFSPAPVPSPESPPEVQGPGADSGGDGRQARPGQSATPVPPPQGCKDFDPSVIATCLDTVAAVAGLPGDGSTPSALAGERKSGRVLLATAGKDATDFAKLDVQAAGDGGLTGLALSPSYVEDQLVFAYVTTATDNRVVRFAKGQTAKPVLTGIPKGTTGNRGTISADNRGALLVATGDAGNPNAAADPNSLAGKVLRIDTSGKAAAGNPNGSLAVAAGLHAPGGLCTSADGGRVWVTDRLADKDAIYRVQAGQPLTTPAWTWPDKPGVGGCADFVDANGSVSVGMSLAGNLQNLPVTAEGAISGKPTVSLDGKTGKPPETFGRLAGMSMINPQLAVAGTVNKDGGTPVSSDDRVVLITPATSGGGNGKD, encoded by the coding sequence ATGCGAACCCGGTACCGGTCGGCCCTGCTGGCGATCCTGGCCTGCGGCGCCCTGCTGCCCGCCGGGTGCGCGCGGTTCGACGACACCGCGGCGGGCCAGACCTTCAGCCCCGCCCCCGTGCCCAGCCCCGAGTCGCCGCCCGAGGTCCAGGGCCCCGGCGCGGACTCCGGCGGCGACGGCAGGCAGGCGCGGCCCGGCCAGTCGGCCACGCCCGTGCCGCCGCCGCAGGGGTGCAAGGACTTCGACCCGTCGGTGATCGCGACCTGCCTGGACACCGTCGCCGCGGTGGCGGGCCTACCGGGTGACGGCTCCACGCCGAGCGCGCTGGCCGGCGAGCGCAAGAGTGGCCGCGTGCTGCTGGCGACGGCGGGCAAGGATGCCACGGACTTCGCGAAGCTCGACGTCCAGGCGGCCGGGGACGGCGGCCTGACCGGGCTCGCGCTTTCGCCGTCGTACGTCGAGGACCAGCTGGTGTTCGCCTACGTGACGACCGCGACGGACAACCGCGTCGTGCGCTTCGCGAAGGGGCAGACGGCGAAGCCGGTGCTCACCGGGATCCCGAAGGGCACGACCGGCAACCGCGGCACCATCAGCGCCGACAACCGCGGCGCGCTGCTCGTCGCCACCGGCGACGCCGGCAACCCGAACGCCGCCGCCGACCCGAACTCCCTCGCCGGGAAGGTGCTGCGGATCGACACGTCCGGCAAGGCCGCGGCCGGCAACCCGAACGGCTCGCTGGCCGTGGCGGCCGGGCTGCACGCGCCGGGCGGGCTGTGCACGTCCGCCGACGGCGGCCGCGTCTGGGTCACCGACCGGCTCGCCGACAAGGACGCCATCTACCGGGTGCAGGCCGGGCAGCCGCTGACGACGCCGGCGTGGACGTGGCCGGACAAGCCGGGGGTCGGGGGTTGCGCCGACTTCGTCGACGCGAACGGCTCGGTCTCGGTCGGGATGTCGCTGGCCGGGAACCTGCAGAACCTGCCGGTGACGGCGGAGGGCGCGATCAGCGGCAAGCCGACGGTGAGCCTCGACGGGAAGACCGGCAAGCCGCCGGAGACGTTCGGGCGGCTCGCCGGGATGAGCATGATCAACCCGCAGCTCGCGGTGGCCGGCACGGTCAACAAGGACGGCGGCACCCCGGTCTCGAGCGACGACCGCGTCGTCCTGATCACCCCGGCGACGTCCGGCGGCGGAAACGGCAAGGACTGA
- a CDS encoding Gfo/Idh/MocA family protein produces the protein MNRTAIGVLLNGVTGRMGYRQHLLRSVLAIREQGGVELPDGTRVQLEPILAGRNATKLKELADRHGLTAWTTDVGSALGDVGIYFDAQLTSAREPSVRAAIAAGKHVYAEKPLAETLPAALELAGLARDAGICHGVVHDKLFLPGLRKLRRLIDGGFFGRILSVRGEFGYWVFEGDWQEAQRPSWNYRAEDGGGIVLDMFCHWNYVLENLFGAVRAVTAKAVTHIPRRWDEQGEAYTATADDAAYGIFELESGAIAQINSSWSTRVFRDELVEFQVDGTEGSAVAGLRRCRVQHRSATPKPVWNPDLPATEPFREQWQEVPDNAEFANGFKAQWEEFVRDVVAGRQHRYDFFSAARGLQLAEAGLTSSAEGRRVELKPPA, from the coding sequence ATGAACCGGACCGCCATCGGAGTGCTGCTCAACGGGGTCACCGGCCGGATGGGCTACCGGCAGCACCTGCTCCGGTCGGTGCTGGCCATCCGCGAGCAGGGCGGCGTCGAGCTGCCCGACGGCACGCGCGTGCAGCTCGAGCCGATCCTCGCCGGGCGCAACGCGACGAAGCTCAAGGAACTCGCCGACCGGCACGGCCTGACCGCGTGGACGACCGACGTCGGCTCGGCGCTGGGCGACGTGGGGATCTACTTCGACGCGCAGCTGACGTCGGCGCGCGAGCCGTCGGTGCGAGCGGCGATCGCCGCCGGGAAGCACGTCTACGCCGAGAAGCCGCTGGCCGAGACGCTGCCGGCGGCGCTGGAGCTGGCCGGGCTCGCGCGGGACGCCGGGATCTGCCACGGCGTCGTCCACGACAAGCTGTTCCTGCCGGGGCTGCGGAAGCTGCGGCGGCTGATCGACGGCGGGTTCTTCGGGCGCATCCTGTCGGTGCGCGGTGAGTTCGGCTACTGGGTCTTCGAGGGCGACTGGCAGGAGGCGCAGCGGCCGAGCTGGAACTACCGCGCCGAGGACGGCGGCGGGATCGTGCTCGACATGTTCTGCCACTGGAACTACGTGCTGGAGAACCTCTTCGGCGCGGTCCGCGCGGTGACGGCGAAGGCGGTCACGCACATCCCGCGCCGCTGGGACGAGCAGGGCGAGGCGTACACGGCGACAGCCGACGACGCCGCGTACGGCATCTTCGAGCTCGAGTCGGGGGCGATCGCGCAGATCAACTCGTCGTGGTCGACGCGGGTCTTCCGCGACGAGCTGGTCGAGTTCCAGGTCGACGGCACCGAGGGCAGCGCCGTCGCCGGCCTGCGGCGCTGCCGCGTCCAGCACCGCTCGGCGACGCCGAAGCCCGTCTGGAACCCGGACCTGCCGGCCACCGAGCCGTTCCGCGAGCAGTGGCAGGAGGTGCCGGACAACGCCGAGTTCGCCAACGGCTTCAAGGCGCAGTGGGAGGAGTTCGTCCGGGACGTCGTCGCCGGGCGGCAGCACCGGTACGACTTCTTCTCGGCCGCGCGGGGGTTGCAGCTCGCGGAGGCCGGGTTGACGTCCTCGGCGGAGGGACGGCGGGTGGAGCTGAAGCCGCCGGCGTAG
- a CDS encoding cupin domain-containing protein: protein MNEFPLPGGIGVSHLRAYDWEAEDGVCGGSPHLHLACTEAYVVTAGRGAVQTLSTGGYAETPLEAGVIAWFAPGTVHRMVQGGGLRVTVLMQNSGLPEAGDAVFTFPPEVLADPARYAEAAALPKTDDAARQRRDLAIRGYLPLREALLDGDPEPLRTFHRAAVALVSPKIGDWEPRWQAGALKAAELTGAHLKALADGDGSHLDQSGVRVVTPSNPDSYGMCGRRAEYDLSPHGGEALDQEGRQR, encoded by the coding sequence ATGAACGAATTCCCGCTACCGGGTGGCATTGGCGTTTCGCACCTGCGAGCCTACGACTGGGAAGCCGAGGACGGGGTCTGCGGCGGCAGCCCGCACCTGCACCTGGCCTGCACCGAGGCCTACGTCGTCACGGCCGGACGAGGCGCCGTCCAGACGCTGAGCACCGGCGGGTACGCGGAGACACCGCTCGAAGCCGGCGTGATCGCTTGGTTCGCGCCGGGAACCGTCCACCGGATGGTGCAGGGCGGTGGCTTGCGCGTCACCGTCCTCATGCAGAACAGCGGCCTGCCCGAGGCGGGCGACGCCGTGTTCACCTTCCCGCCCGAGGTACTCGCCGACCCCGCTCGATACGCCGAGGCCGCCGCGTTGCCGAAAACCGACGACGCCGCCCGGCAACGTCGTGACCTGGCGATTCGCGGCTACCTGCCGCTGCGGGAAGCCCTGCTCGACGGCGACCCGGAGCCGCTGCGGACTTTCCACCGGGCGGCCGTCGCGCTGGTGTCGCCGAAAATCGGAGACTGGGAACCGCGCTGGCAGGCCGGGGCGCTGAAGGCGGCCGAACTGACCGGGGCGCACCTCAAGGCCCTCGCCGACGGCGACGGGAGCCACCTCGATCAGTCGGGCGTCCGGGTCGTGACGCCGTCGAACCCCGACAGCTACGGCATGTGCGGGCGCCGCGCCGAATACGACCTCTCGCCGCACGGCGGGGAAGCCCTCGACCAGGAAGGCCGTCAGCGATGA
- a CDS encoding DUF6807 domain-containing protein: protein MSAAITVTHRHGDRVTVEAAGVQLMSYVYKPDPVAYESRKPYTHPLRTLRGRRVSGYRPADHRWHKGLQMTSSHLSGQNFWGGHTYVPGHWYQDLPDRIGSMRHDGFAGFTVDGDRLTFAERLTWVTHRGDGWARERRDIVVHSVEPDEGAWAIDWGIELTNVRDAPLVFGSPTTAGREQAGYTGLHWRGPRDFSGGRVLGPGGLGGDDMMGAQAPWLAFVGEHDDVDAHSTLVFAHSPENDHAIHESHWFVRSKDTPMVAFSWAFFEEFVLPPGESFTYRYRVVVADGAWDRDQVAEYLDGHGWS from the coding sequence GTGAGCGCGGCGATCACCGTCACGCACCGGCACGGTGACCGCGTGACCGTCGAGGCCGCCGGCGTCCAGCTCATGTCCTATGTGTACAAGCCCGACCCTGTCGCGTACGAGTCGCGCAAGCCGTACACCCACCCGCTGCGCACCCTCCGCGGCCGGCGCGTCAGCGGGTACCGGCCCGCCGACCACCGGTGGCACAAGGGGCTGCAGATGACGTCGAGCCACCTGTCCGGTCAGAACTTCTGGGGCGGCCACACCTACGTCCCCGGCCACTGGTACCAGGACCTGCCCGACCGCATCGGCTCGATGCGGCACGACGGGTTCGCCGGCTTCACCGTCGACGGTGACCGGCTCACCTTCGCCGAACGGCTCACCTGGGTGACCCACCGCGGCGACGGGTGGGCGCGCGAGCGGCGCGACATCGTCGTCCACTCCGTCGAGCCCGACGAGGGCGCCTGGGCGATCGACTGGGGCATCGAGCTGACCAACGTCCGCGACGCACCGCTCGTGTTCGGCAGCCCGACCACCGCCGGCCGCGAGCAGGCCGGGTACACCGGCCTGCACTGGCGGGGCCCGCGTGACTTCAGCGGCGGCCGCGTCCTCGGTCCTGGTGGTCTCGGCGGCGACGACATGATGGGCGCGCAGGCGCCGTGGCTGGCCTTCGTCGGCGAGCACGACGACGTCGACGCGCACTCGACGCTCGTCTTCGCGCACTCGCCGGAAAACGACCACGCCATCCACGAGTCGCACTGGTTCGTCCGGTCGAAGGACACGCCCATGGTGGCCTTCTCGTGGGCGTTCTTCGAAGAATTCGTCCTCCCGCCGGGCGAGAGCTTCACGTACCGCTATCGGGTCGTCGTCGCCGATGGCGCCTGGGACCGCGATCAGGTGGCCGAATACCTCGACGGGCACGGATGGTCATGA
- a CDS encoding Gfo/Idh/MocA family protein produces the protein MPSRLVRRESGLAHGKRLRVAVVGAGAIAGSHRAAYRAHHDDVDLVAAADVDEARVLDFCATTEHAKPYRDLDTLLAEQKPDLVSICTPPGLHVEQTKKVLESGAWVWCEKPPCRSLAEYDEMISAEREGGPYVSFVYQQRSGSAVARFRALLAKGELGRPLVAHCQTTWYRDAAYYAVPWRGRWETEGGGPAMGHGIHQMDLLLHLLAGEGDSDGGDGEWAEVQAMTARLVHDVETEDVSTALVRFGSGALATVVNSVLSPDEVSRIRIDCERATVELTHLYGHVAENWRYTPAPHANRIETEPAEDVGSSHAAALKPVLDAYRAGRRPPCGGRDGRRVLEFVAALYKAAFTGQSVRRGEIGPGDPFYRAMAGAEGKDR, from the coding sequence ATGCCGTCGAGGTTGGTGAGGAGGGAGTCCGGGTTGGCTCACGGAAAGCGCTTGCGGGTTGCCGTCGTCGGGGCTGGGGCTATTGCCGGCAGTCATCGCGCCGCCTACCGGGCTCACCACGATGATGTCGATCTCGTGGCCGCCGCGGATGTCGATGAGGCTCGGGTGCTTGACTTCTGTGCGACCACCGAACATGCCAAGCCTTACCGCGACCTCGACACCCTGCTCGCCGAGCAAAAACCTGACCTCGTCTCGATCTGCACTCCACCGGGCCTGCACGTCGAACAGACCAAAAAGGTCCTCGAGAGCGGCGCCTGGGTCTGGTGCGAGAAGCCGCCGTGCCGTTCGCTCGCCGAGTACGACGAGATGATCTCCGCCGAACGTGAAGGCGGGCCGTACGTCTCCTTCGTCTACCAGCAGCGGTCCGGCTCCGCCGTCGCCCGCTTCCGGGCACTGCTCGCGAAGGGTGAGCTCGGCCGTCCGCTCGTCGCCCATTGTCAGACCACCTGGTACCGCGATGCCGCCTACTACGCGGTCCCGTGGCGGGGGCGGTGGGAGACCGAAGGCGGTGGGCCCGCCATGGGGCATGGCATCCACCAGATGGATCTGCTGCTCCACCTCCTCGCCGGCGAGGGGGACAGTGACGGCGGGGACGGCGAGTGGGCCGAAGTCCAGGCGATGACCGCGCGGCTCGTGCACGACGTCGAGACCGAGGATGTCTCCACCGCCCTCGTCCGGTTCGGGTCCGGGGCGCTGGCCACCGTCGTCAACAGTGTCCTTTCGCCCGACGAAGTGAGCCGGATCCGGATCGACTGCGAACGTGCCACCGTCGAGCTCACGCACCTCTACGGCCACGTTGCCGAAAATTGGCGATACACCCCCGCGCCTCATGCGAACAGGATCGAGACCGAACCGGCGGAGGATGTCGGCAGCTCGCACGCCGCTGCGTTGAAGCCCGTTCTGGACGCCTACCGGGCCGGGCGGCGGCCGCCGTGCGGTGGGCGGGACGGGCGGCGGGTGCTGGAGTTCGTCGCCGCTCTCTACAAGGCCGCCTTCACCGGGCAGAGCGTTCGTCGCGGGGAGATCGGGCCCGGTGACCCCTTCTACCGCGCCATGGCCGGCGCCGAGGGGAAGGACCGGTGA